The proteins below are encoded in one region of Parabacteroides sp. FAFU027:
- the rplK gene encoding 50S ribosomal protein L11 codes for MAKEVAGQIKLQIKGGAANPSPPVGPALGSKGINIMEFCKQFNARTQDKAGKVLPVVITYYSDKSFDFVVKTPPVAIQLLEATKLKSGSAEPNRKKVAEVNWDQVKQIAEDKMADLNCFTLDSAMRMVAGTARSMGITVKGEFPSNN; via the coding sequence ATGGCAAAAGAAGTTGCTGGACAAATTAAATTACAAATTAAAGGAGGCGCAGCAAACCCATCACCTCCCGTAGGACCTGCACTTGGTTCGAAAGGGATCAACATCATGGAGTTCTGCAAGCAATTTAATGCCAGAACCCAAGACAAAGCTGGTAAAGTTTTGCCTGTTGTAATTACCTACTATTCAGACAAGTCTTTCGATTTTGTTGTAAAAACTCCCCCAGTTGCCATTCAATTACTTGAAGCTACTAAGCTAAAAAGCGGTTCTGCTGAGCCTAACCGTAAAAAAGTTGCTGAAGTAAACTGGGATCAGGTAAAACAAATCGCAGAAGATAAAATGGCTGATTTGAACTGCTTTACACTGGACTCAGCCATGAGAATGGTTGCTGGTACAGCTCGCAGTATGGGTATCACTGTTAAAGGGGAATTCCCGTCAAATAACTAA
- the nusG gene encoding transcription termination/antitermination protein NusG: MAEVRKEWYVLRAISGKEGKVKEYLDAEIKNTNMKDFVFQVLIPTEKTVHVRNGKKVTSERSLFPGYVLIEAILLGEIAHRLRNIPNVIGFLGGNEKPVPLRQSEVNRILGAVDELQEIESDLKLSFMVGETVKVNHGPFSGFFGEIKEVNAEKKKLKVSVKIFGRDTLLELGYLQVDKE, encoded by the coding sequence ATGGCTGAAGTTAGAAAAGAATGGTACGTACTGCGTGCCATTAGTGGTAAAGAGGGCAAAGTAAAAGAGTATCTTGATGCAGAAATCAAGAATACAAACATGAAAGACTTTGTTTTCCAAGTGCTTATCCCAACAGAAAAAACCGTTCACGTACGTAATGGAAAAAAAGTAACTTCTGAAAGAAGTCTTTTTCCCGGATATGTATTGATTGAGGCTATTCTGCTAGGTGAAATAGCGCATAGATTGCGTAATATTCCAAATGTTATCGGCTTTTTAGGCGGTAACGAAAAACCGGTTCCTCTCAGACAATCAGAAGTAAATCGTATTTTAGGAGCAGTAGATGAACTGCAAGAGATTGAATCAGATCTCAAGCTTTCGTTTATGGTTGGTGAAACTGTCAAGGTTAACCATGGCCCATTCAGCGGGTTCTTCGGAGAGATAAAAGAGGTAAATGCCGAAAAGAAGAAACTCAAAGTATCGGTCAAGATCTTCGGGCGTGATACACTGCTCGAATTAGGTTATCTGCAAGTCGATAAAGAGTAG
- the secE gene encoding preprotein translocase subunit SecE, with product MKTIIEKIKESYSELVYKTSWPTKSELSNSAVVVMFASLLIALLVFGIDFSFEKVMQFFYSKVF from the coding sequence ATGAAGACAATCATTGAAAAAATAAAAGAATCTTATAGCGAACTTGTATATAAGACTTCTTGGCCCACCAAATCAGAACTTAGCAATAGTGCTGTTGTTGTTATGTTTGCTTCCCTATTAATAGCACTGCTGGTTTTTGGCATCGACTTTAGTTTCGAGAAGGTTATGCAATTCTTCTACTCAAAAGTTTTCTAA
- the tuf gene encoding elongation factor Tu, protein MAKEVFKRDKPHVNIGTIGHVDHGKTTLTAAITTVLAKKGLSELKSFDQIDNAPEEKERGITINTAHVEYQTENRHYAHVDCPGHADYVKNMVTGAAQMDGAIIVVAATDGPMPQTREHILLARQVNVPRLVVFMNKCDMVEDEEMLELVEMEMRELLSFYQFDGDNTPVIRGSALGGLNGVQQWEDKIMELMDAVDTWIPLPPREIDKPFLMPVEDVFSITGRGTVATGRIETGIIKTGEEVQIIGLGAEAKKSVVTGVEMFRKILDRGEAGDNVGLLLRGIDKDQIKRGMVICHPGQVKPHTKFKAEVYILKKEEGGRHTPFHNKYRPQFYIRTLDVTGEITLPEGTEMVMPGDNLTINVELIYPVACDLGLRFAIREGGRTVGAGQITEITE, encoded by the coding sequence ATGGCAAAAGAGGTATTTAAACGTGACAAACCGCACGTTAACATTGGTACCATTGGTCACGTTGACCACGGTAAAACTACTTTGACCGCTGCTATTACCACAGTATTGGCTAAAAAAGGTCTGTCTGAACTGAAATCATTCGACCAGATTGACAATGCTCCTGAAGAAAAAGAACGTGGTATCACCATCAACACTGCACACGTAGAATATCAGACTGAAAACCGTCACTATGCACACGTGGACTGTCCAGGTCACGCAGACTACGTTAAAAACATGGTTACCGGTGCTGCTCAGATGGACGGTGCAATCATCGTAGTTGCTGCTACTGATGGTCCTATGCCTCAAACCCGCGAGCACATCCTTTTGGCTCGTCAGGTAAACGTTCCTCGTCTTGTTGTATTCATGAACAAATGTGACATGGTTGAAGACGAAGAAATGTTGGAACTTGTTGAAATGGAAATGAGAGAATTGCTTTCTTTCTACCAGTTTGATGGTGACAATACTCCTGTTATTCGTGGTTCTGCTCTTGGCGGTTTGAATGGCGTTCAGCAGTGGGAAGATAAAATTATGGAGTTGATGGATGCTGTTGATACATGGATTCCACTTCCTCCACGTGAAATCGATAAGCCTTTCTTGATGCCTGTTGAAGATGTATTCTCGATCACTGGTCGTGGTACTGTAGCAACTGGACGTATCGAAACCGGTATCATCAAAACAGGTGAAGAGGTTCAAATCATCGGTCTTGGTGCAGAAGCTAAGAAATCAGTTGTAACCGGTGTGGAAATGTTCCGCAAAATCCTTGACAGAGGTGAAGCTGGTGATAACGTTGGTTTGCTGCTTCGTGGTATCGACAAAGATCAAATCAAACGTGGTATGGTTATCTGTCACCCAGGACAGGTTAAACCTCACACTAAATTCAAAGCTGAGGTTTATATCCTTAAGAAAGAAGAAGGTGGTCGTCACACTCCATTCCACAACAAATACCGCCCTCAGTTCTACATCCGTACATTGGACGTAACTGGTGAGATTACTTTGCCAGAAGGAACTGAAATGGTTATGCCAGGTGATAACTTGACTATCAACGTAGAGTTGATTTACCCAGTAGCTTGTGACCTTGGTTTGCGTTTCGCAATCCGTGAAGGTGGACGTACTGTAGGTGCAGGTCAGATCACAGAAATCACAGAGTAA
- the hpf gene encoding ribosome hibernation-promoting factor, HPF/YfiA family has product METRIQSVHFDASVNLISFIEKKVSKLDQYHDGVISAEITLKVVKPETFNNKEANILIKVPQSEPLCSVKVADSFEEAVDVCCDALAKQLLKLKEKIREK; this is encoded by the coding sequence ATGGAAACCAGAATTCAATCCGTACATTTCGATGCGTCAGTAAATTTGATTTCATTCATCGAAAAAAAAGTTTCTAAGTTAGATCAATACCACGATGGCGTAATTTCAGCGGAAATCACACTGAAAGTAGTAAAACCGGAAACATTCAATAATAAAGAAGCTAACATTCTTATTAAAGTTCCTCAGTCTGAGCCGCTTTGTTCTGTAAAAGTAGCTGATTCTTTCGAGGAGGCTGTGGATGTATGCTGTGATGCGTTGGCAAAGCAGTTGCTCAAACTGAAGGAAAAAATCAGAGAAAAGTAA
- a CDS encoding tyrosine-type recombinase/integrase encodes MTTEKFLEYLQYERNYSSHTVLSYRKDLEQFSSFITRQCGEFSILTIDSDLIRLWIVDLMEQKNTPSTVKRKLSAIKSYFKFLIRQGVTKKNPTNGISGPKNSKKIPIFVKEADMDVLLDHSEFGSGFEAVRNKLIIHLFYITGVRRAEILDLMDSDIDFSTQAIKVTGKRNKQRIIPFGDETHDLLIKYLEERDVRIGIGDGHVFVKEDGAKLYPMLLYRIVKNKLSETTTLSKRSPHILRHTFATSMLNHGAELNSVKELLGHSSLAATEVYTHTTFEELKKSYNAAHPRAADSKKGG; translated from the coding sequence ATAACGACAGAAAAATTCCTAGAATATTTACAGTATGAGAGGAACTACTCCTCCCATACTGTTTTGTCGTATCGCAAAGACCTTGAACAATTCTCCTCTTTTATCACCCGGCAATGCGGTGAATTCTCCATTCTGACTATTGATAGTGATCTTATCCGGCTCTGGATAGTTGACTTAATGGAGCAAAAAAACACGCCTTCGACTGTAAAAAGAAAATTAAGTGCAATTAAATCGTACTTTAAATTCCTTATCCGTCAGGGGGTAACAAAAAAAAATCCAACAAACGGCATTTCCGGCCCCAAGAATTCAAAAAAGATTCCTATATTTGTCAAAGAGGCAGATATGGATGTCCTCCTTGATCATTCCGAATTTGGAAGCGGTTTTGAGGCTGTCCGAAACAAATTAATCATCCATCTGTTTTATATTACAGGAGTACGCCGTGCTGAAATCCTGGATTTAATGGATTCCGATATTGATTTTTCTACCCAGGCTATCAAGGTAACCGGAAAAAGAAACAAGCAACGGATTATTCCATTTGGAGATGAAACACACGATCTGCTTATAAAATATCTCGAAGAGCGGGATGTTAGAATTGGCATCGGAGACGGACACGTATTTGTAAAAGAAGACGGGGCGAAACTTTACCCCATGCTCCTTTACCGCATAGTGAAAAACAAACTATCAGAAACCACGACCTTATCTAAAAGAAGCCCACACATTCTACGCCACACCTTCGCGACTTCCATGCTTAATCACGGAGCTGAGCTTAACTCCGTAAAAGAGCTTTTGGGGCATAGTTCATTGGCAGCGACAGAAGTATATACGCATACTACATTTGAAGAATTAAAAAAGTCTTACAATGCAGCTCATCCCAGAGCTGCAGATTCTAAAAAAGGAGGTTAA
- the rpsU gene encoding 30S ribosomal protein S21, with product MIVVPVKEGENIEKALKKFKRKFEKTGVVKELRRRQAFAKPSVVGRQKKLRAVYVQQLHLNED from the coding sequence ATGATCGTAGTACCTGTAAAAGAAGGCGAAAACATTGAGAAAGCGCTGAAAAAATTCAAACGTAAATTTGAAAAAACCGGAGTTGTAAAAGAACTAAGAAGACGTCAGGCGTTTGCGAAACCGTCTGTAGTTGGAAGACAGAAAAAACTTCGCGCAGTTTACGTTCAGCAATTACACCTGAACGAAGATTAA
- a CDS encoding fumarate hydratase has protein sequence MAKPFHYQEPFPMGKETTEYYLLTKDYVSVSEFEGIEILKVEAEGLTKLANAAMRDVSFLLRPEHQAQVASILSDPEASENDKYVALTMLRNAEVAAKGVLPFCQDTGTAIIMGKKGQQVFTTGNDEEALSLGVYKTYTEENLRYSQNAPLDMYKEVNTGCNLPAQIDLYATQGMEYKFLLMAKGGGSANKTYLYQETKALLNPETLVKFMVEKMKSLGTAACPPYHIAFVIGGTSAEANLKAVKLASAKYYDHLPSEGNEFGQAFRDIELEKTVLKAAQELGLGAQFGGKYFAHDVRVIRMPRHGASCPVGMGVSCSADRNIKAKINKDGIWIEKMEDNPGRFIPEELRQAGEGNAIKINLNQPMSDILKELSKYPVSTRLSLNGTIIVGRDIAHAKIKERIDAGLGIPEYLKNHPIYYAGPAKTPAGMPSGSFGPTTAGRMDSYVDLFQSLGGSMIMIAKGNRSKQVTDACNKYGGFYLGSIGGPAAILAQNNIKKVECLEYPELGMEAIWKIEVENFPAFILVDDKGNDFFEQIKPAPTCVK, from the coding sequence ATGGCTAAACCATTTCATTATCAGGAACCATTCCCAATGGGAAAAGAAACTACCGAATATTATCTTTTGACCAAAGACTACGTTTCGGTATCTGAATTCGAAGGAATAGAAATTCTTAAAGTTGAAGCTGAAGGTCTCACCAAACTGGCAAATGCTGCCATGCGTGACGTTTCCTTCCTTCTTCGTCCCGAACATCAGGCTCAGGTAGCTTCGATTCTTAGCGACCCTGAAGCGAGCGAAAACGATAAATATGTGGCTTTGACCATGCTTCGTAACGCGGAAGTTGCAGCAAAAGGTGTATTACCTTTCTGTCAGGATACCGGTACAGCGATCATCATGGGTAAAAAAGGCCAGCAGGTTTTCACTACCGGTAATGACGAAGAGGCTCTTTCGCTTGGAGTTTATAAAACTTATACCGAAGAAAACCTTCGTTATTCTCAAAATGCACCTCTGGACATGTACAAAGAGGTGAATACCGGCTGTAACCTGCCTGCACAAATCGACCTTTATGCAACTCAGGGTATGGAATACAAATTCCTGTTGATGGCAAAAGGAGGCGGTTCTGCAAATAAAACTTACCTCTACCAGGAAACCAAAGCTTTGTTGAATCCGGAGACTTTGGTAAAATTCATGGTAGAAAAAATGAAATCGCTGGGTACTGCGGCTTGTCCTCCTTACCACATCGCTTTCGTAATCGGTGGTACATCTGCTGAAGCAAATCTCAAAGCTGTAAAACTGGCTTCTGCCAAGTATTACGATCACTTACCATCCGAAGGAAACGAATTCGGGCAGGCTTTCCGTGATATCGAACTGGAGAAAACCGTATTGAAAGCCGCTCAGGAACTGGGATTAGGGGCTCAATTCGGAGGAAAATATTTTGCACACGACGTTCGCGTGATCCGTATGCCTCGCCACGGTGCTTCTTGTCCGGTGGGTATGGGCGTATCTTGTTCAGCTGACCGTAACATCAAAGCTAAGATCAACAAAGACGGTATCTGGATTGAGAAAATGGAAGATAATCCCGGTCGCTTCATTCCTGAAGAATTGCGCCAGGCCGGAGAAGGCAATGCTATTAAGATTAACCTGAACCAACCTATGAGCGATATTTTGAAAGAACTTTCTAAGTATCCGGTATCGACACGCTTGTCTCTTAATGGGACCATTATTGTTGGTCGAGACATTGCTCATGCAAAAATCAAAGAGAGAATCGATGCCGGTCTGGGTATTCCGGAGTACCTTAAAAATCACCCGATTTATTATGCTGGTCCTGCTAAAACTCCTGCCGGAATGCCTTCTGGTTCATTCGGACCAACTACCGCAGGCCGAATGGACTCTTATGTTGATCTGTTCCAGTCATTGGGAGGCAGCATGATTATGATTGCGAAAGGTAATCGTAGCAAACAAGTAACAGATGCTTGTAACAAATACGGCGGTTTCTACCTGGGAAGTATTGGAGGTCCGGCCGCTATTCTGGCACAAAATAATATCAAGAAAGTCGAGTGTCTGGAATATCCAGAATTGGGTATGGAAGCAATCTGGAAAATAGAGGTAGAGAACTTTCCTGCTTTCATTCTTGTAGACGATAAAGGAAACGATTTCTTTGAGCAAATAAAACCGGCTCCTACTTGCGTAAAATAA
- a CDS encoding shikimate dehydrogenase family protein produces MQKYGLIGYPLSHSFSQGFFNEKFQSEGIEATYENFEIPTIEDLQKVLLANPELNGLNVTIPYKEQVIQYLDELDDTAKNIGAVNVIKFVRDKKKLKLKGYNSDVIGFSQSISAFLKPHHKKALILGTGGASKAVKYALEKLGIEYTFVSRTAIKGQLFYNELTEEVMKEHTVIVNTTPVGMYPKIDACPDIPYQYITEQHLLYDLLYNPNETKFMKLGEEKGATVVNGLEMLLLQAFAAWDIWQQKL; encoded by the coding sequence ATGCAAAAATACGGTTTAATAGGTTATCCGCTTTCACATTCTTTCTCTCAGGGCTTTTTCAATGAAAAGTTCCAGTCGGAAGGGATTGAGGCTACTTACGAAAATTTTGAAATACCCACGATAGAGGATCTCCAGAAAGTACTTCTGGCAAATCCGGAACTAAATGGGTTAAATGTTACCATTCCTTACAAGGAGCAAGTAATCCAATATCTCGATGAGCTCGACGATACAGCTAAAAATATTGGAGCTGTTAACGTCATCAAGTTCGTCCGTGATAAAAAGAAACTGAAACTCAAAGGTTACAACTCTGATGTGATTGGATTTTCACAGTCCATAAGCGCATTTTTGAAACCTCATCATAAAAAAGCGCTAATCCTTGGTACCGGCGGTGCTTCTAAAGCGGTAAAATATGCATTGGAAAAACTGGGAATTGAATATACATTCGTTTCCCGCACTGCCATCAAAGGTCAGCTTTTCTACAACGAACTGACTGAAGAGGTGATGAAGGAGCACACAGTGATTGTAAATACAACTCCAGTGGGAATGTATCCGAAGATTGACGCTTGTCCGGATATCCCTTACCAATACATCACCGAACAACACCTGCTTTATGACCTGCTTTACAATCCTAACGAGACCAAGTTTATGAAACTGGGAGAGGAAAAAGGCGCAACGGTCGTTAACGGGCTGGAAATGTTGCTGCTTCAGGCATTTGCAGCCTGGGATATATGGCAACAAAAGCTCTAA
- a CDS encoding phosphoribosylaminoimidazolesuccinocarboxamide synthase encodes MKNALVKTDFNFPGQKSVYHGKVRDVYNINDELLVMIVSDRISAFDVVLPKGIPYKGQMLNQIAAKFLDATTDIVPNWKLATPDPMVTVGVQCKSFPVEMIVRGYLCGSAWRAYKNGVREICGVKIPDGMRENERFPEPIITPTTKADQGFHDEDISKEEILTQGLVSPEDYEMLEKYTMALFNRGSEMAAQRGLILVDTKYEFGKRDGKIYLIDEIHTPDSSRYFYVDSYQELFEKGEAQKQLSKEFVREWLMANGFQGKDGQQVPEMTDEIVDSISERYIELFENISGEKFEKADISEVAARIEKNVTAYLANR; translated from the coding sequence ATGAAGAACGCTTTAGTAAAAACAGACTTCAACTTTCCCGGACAGAAAAGTGTCTATCACGGAAAAGTGCGCGATGTGTATAACATCAACGATGAGTTATTGGTCATGATCGTTTCCGATCGTATCTCTGCTTTTGACGTTGTGCTGCCTAAAGGTATTCCTTATAAAGGGCAGATGTTGAATCAAATCGCAGCTAAATTCCTCGATGCAACTACTGATATCGTTCCTAACTGGAAACTGGCAACTCCGGATCCGATGGTTACTGTTGGTGTTCAGTGCAAATCTTTCCCTGTGGAAATGATTGTCCGCGGATACCTTTGCGGAAGTGCCTGGAGAGCCTATAAGAATGGCGTTCGCGAAATCTGTGGTGTGAAAATCCCCGATGGAATGCGCGAAAACGAACGTTTCCCGGAGCCAATTATCACTCCGACGACCAAGGCTGATCAGGGTTTCCATGATGAAGATATCTCAAAAGAAGAAATCCTTACACAAGGACTTGTTTCTCCTGAAGATTATGAAATGCTGGAAAAATACACCATGGCGCTCTTCAACAGAGGTAGCGAAATGGCTGCTCAACGTGGGTTGATTCTTGTGGATACCAAGTATGAATTTGGCAAACGTGATGGTAAAATCTACCTGATTGACGAAATCCACACACCAGATTCCTCTCGTTACTTTTACGTAGACTCTTACCAGGAGCTCTTCGAAAAAGGAGAAGCTCAGAAACAGCTTTCGAAAGAGTTTGTACGCGAATGGTTGATGGCAAACGGATTCCAGGGTAAAGATGGACAACAAGTTCCTGAAATGACCGACGAAATCGTAGATAGTATCAGTGAACGCTATATTGAGTTGTTCGAGAATATTTCTGGCGAGAAGTTTGAAAAGGCTGATATCTCTGAGGTTGCGGCCCGCATTGAAAAGAACGTTACGGCTTATTTGGCAAACAGATAA